Proteins encoded by one window of Amaranthus tricolor cultivar Red isolate AtriRed21 chromosome 4, ASM2621246v1, whole genome shotgun sequence:
- the LOC130810175 gene encoding dof zinc finger protein DOF1.2-like, with translation MSNIELFQTLPQRSLMPDRRWRVNIDPAPPCPRCASSNTKFCYYNNYSLSQPRFFCKGCRRYWTKGGSLRNVPVGGGCRKSRRSRSSKAGSGPNSSTQSDINLQSPNSSSNYSESGCPDIDMAAVFARFLNSGDDNTVNYDELNDATTNTTSSEASYGSELSTSCLENRFEYPNLSDNFLHFVPSDHIQFQAEEVNQGFMTPDLPSFDDIIEDVFWSEDFDFSGFTWQTMNQAQEFDSKYRI, from the coding sequence ATGTCAAACATCGAGCTATTTCAAACACTACCACAGCGCTCACTTATGCCCGATAGAAGATGGAGGGTTAACATTGATCCAGCACCACCTTGCCCGCGATGCGCTTCCTCCAACACAAAATTTTGTTACTACAACAATTATAGCCTTTCGCAACCAAGATTCTTCTGCAAAGGATGCAGAAGGTATTGGACTAAAGGTGGGTCCCTTAGGAATGTCCCTGTGGGTGGTGGGTGTCGCAAGAGTCGTCGATCCAGGTCTTCCAAGGCTGGTTCGGGTCCTAATTCGAGTACACAATCAGACATAAACCTGCAGTCACCCAATTCCTCATCAAATTACTCGGAATCAGGGTGTCCTGATATCGACATGGCTGCTGTTTTTGCTCGGTTTCTGAACTCGGGTGATGATAATACTGTCAATTACGACGAATTGAATGATGCAACAACAAATACAACATCTTCTGAAGCATCTTATGGGTCTGAATTATCGACCTCTTGTCTCGAAAATCGATTCGAGTATCCAAATTTGTCTGACAATTTTCTGCATTTTGTGCCATCTGATCACATACAGTTTCAAGCAGAGGAAGTAAATCAGGGTTTTATGACCCCTGATTTGCCTTCTTTTGATGACATTATAGAGGATGTTTTTTGGTCTGAAGATTTCGATTTTTCGGGTTTTACATGGCAAACAATGAATCAGGCTCAagaatttgattcaaaatacAGGATTTGA
- the LOC130810171 gene encoding protein MITOFERRINLIKE 1, chloroplastic-like has translation MITMKAQKSSSSMFLLPPPLHLNNSSHSTIDNNFNTIFSNLNKILISHKSPKSPKSTINVSLSNFLSTSSSVEFKPSNTLTATTTEIPTSKSSLKSTYSNLSVLERAFIGACAGGSAGAFTYVCLYPLETVKTKLQTKGASQIYSSTLDAIVKTFQSKGVLGFYSGVSAALVGSTFSSAVYFATCEFGKSILSNFDNYPTLLIPPTAGLMGNIVSSAIMVPKELITQRMQAGAQGRSWEVLVKILEKDGVLGLYAGYSATLLRNLPSGVLSFSSFEWLKAAVLSHSNKEKMAPLESVCCGALAGVISASLTTPLDVIKTRLMTQVPGDGVNKVAAATLSGVSTIVKQIMMDEGWIGFSRGMGPRVVHSAGFSAIGYFAFETARLAIMEQYVKHKEQSKEMVASAPL, from the coding sequence ATGATCACCATGAAAGCTCAaaaatcatcttcatcaatGTTTCTTCTCCCACCTCCATTACACCTCAACAATTCATCCCATTCTACAATTGATAACAATTTTAACAccatattttcaaatctaaacaAAATCTTAATCTCCCATAAATCCCCAAAATCCCCAAAATCCACCATTAATGTCTCCCTCTCCAATTTCCTCTCAACCTCCAGTTCTGTGGAATTCAAACCTTCAAATACCctaacagcaacaacaacagaAATACCCACATCTAAATCTTCATTAAAATCCACCTATAGCAATCTTTCGGTTCTTGAGCGAGCTTTTATCGGCGCTTGTGCAGGAGGATCTGCCGGTGCTTTTACATATGTTTGTCTTTACCCACTCGAAACAGTAAAAACAAAGCTTCAAACAAAAGGGGCAAGCCAAATTTATTCCAGTACACTAGACGCCATTGTTAAAACCTTTCAATCAAAaggggttttagggttttacaGCGGCGTTTCAGCTGCATTGGTAGGGTCAACTTTCTCATCTGCTGTTTATTTTGCAACTTGTGAATTCGggaaatcaattttatcaaatttcGATAATTACCCAACTTTGTTAATCCCACCTACAGCAGGATTAATGGGTAATATTGTATCATCTGCAATAATGGTACCTAAAGAACTAATTACTCAAAGAATGCAAGCTGGTGCACAAGGAAGATCTTGGGAGGTTTTAGTTAAAATTCTGGAGAAAGATGGTGTTTTAGGGCTGTATGCTGGTTACTCTGCTACATTGTTGAGGAATTTGCCATCTGGGGTTTTGAGTTTCTCGTCGTTCGAGTGGCTTAAAGCCGCGGTTTTAAGCCACTCAAACAAGGAGAAGATGGCACCATTGGAGAGTGTTTGTTGTGGTGCATTAGCTGGGGTGATTTCAGCTTCATTGACAACTCCATTGGATGTGATTAAGACTAGATTGATGACCCAAGTTCCTGGTGATGGTGTTAATAAGGTTGCTGCTGCTACATTGAGTGGAGTTAGTACCATTGTTAAACAGATTATGATGGATGAAGGATGGATTGGGTTTAGTAGAGGAATGGGTCCTAGAGTTGTTCATAGTGCTGGTTTCTCTGCTATTGGGTACTTTGCTTTTGAGACTGCTAGGCTTGCTATTATGGAGCAGTATGTTAAGCATAAAGAACAGTCTAAGGAGATGGTGGCTTCTGCTCCTCTTTGA
- the LOC130810172 gene encoding nuclear speckle RNA-binding protein B, translating into MDNNQDYTGNTRPTRKELLGPRPSPLKVRKDSHKIRKPPMAPSAAAQPQAPPQPPRQPVIIYTVSPKVIHTHPSEFLNLVQRLTGADHATSSSSSVSSQYHHNTAHHVSGAISPAARLASIEMTKMHSDGKRFVGPSEGMQREINIGGNTGGGGITGVERIAVLSPGPGSLPQISPNLFSPLFQDPSSNINLQHDLNVVQHGNRNFTEGNYLSSPFSTNFVSPGTMISPSSLEFLHRILDN; encoded by the coding sequence ATGGATAATAATCAAGATTATACGGGTAATACCCGACCCACCCGAAAGGAACTCCTAGGCCCAAGACCATCTCCATTAAAAGTAAGAAAAGATTCACATAAGATAAGAAAACCTCCTATGGCGCCGTCGGCGGCGGCTCAGCCACAAGCTCCACCTCAGCCGCCACGTCAGCCGGTTATTATATATACCGTATCTCCTAAGGTAATTCATACACACCCTAGTGAGTTCTTGAATCTTGTACAACGTTTAACGGGTGCAGATCATGCcacgtcatcatcatcatcggtTTCTTCACAATATCATCATAATACGGCTCATCACGTAAGTGGGGCCATATCGCCGGCGGCTAGACTAGCGAGTATTGAAATGACGAAAATGCACTCCGATGGGAAGAGGTTTGTAGGCCCTAGTGAGGGTATGCAAAGAGAAATAAATATTGGTGGCAATACGGGTGGTGGTGGAATCACAGGGGTAGAAAGAATCGCGGTTTTATCCCCGGGACCAGGTTCGCTACCCCAAATATCACCAAACTTGTTCTCCCCGTTGTTTCAAGATCCTAGTTCTAACATAAACCTACAACATGACTTGAATGTTGTACAACATGGGAATCGAAATTTTACCGAGGGAAATTACTTATCTAGTCCGTTTTCGACAAATTTTGTTTCTCCTGGTACCATGATCTCCCCTTCTTCTCTTGAATTTTTACATCGAATTTTAGATAATTGa